The proteins below are encoded in one region of Rhododendron vialii isolate Sample 1 chromosome 7a, ASM3025357v1:
- the LOC131333085 gene encoding F-box protein At1g11270-like: MASCTQDRRRSDDHHRHLPNDVLIDILTRLPVKSLLRSKCVCKNWHNLIQNPTFAQAHFRLQKLQDKGRIFLQYFNDIDAPSKYHYALFPDETLASDAYHDLDVLETRGSAGIDGPVNGLFCVFNFWDPFIIWNPAIREFRTLPFPGLPEFPPNFDIVYSNTGFGLDKSNDDYKVVLIRCIDYRVKDMPIVNDVYVHVYSLSTNTWRRLDGLDYPSLEYLRRCRSEIGAYSDGVYYWWPGDGVLAFDMGNEVF, translated from the coding sequence ATGGCGAGCTGCACCCAGGACCGCCGCCGCTCCGACGATCACCATCGTCACTTGCCAAACGACGTGTTGATCGACATCCTCACGAGGCTGCCGGTGAAATCGCTGCTCCGATCCAAGTGCGTCTGCAAGAACTGGCACAACCTAATCCAAAACCCTACCTTCGCGCAAGCTCACTTCCGCCTTCAGAAACTCCAGGACAAAGGTCGCATCTTCCTCCAGTATTTCAACGACATCGACGCCCCCAGCAAATACCATTACGCCCTGTTCCCCGACGAAACCCTCGCCAGCGACGCATATCACGATCTCGACGTCCTAGAAACCCGTGGTTCGGCGGGTATTGATGGTCCCGTAAACGGCTTGTTTTGCGTGTTTAATTTCTGGGATCCTTTCATTATCTGGAACCCCGCCATTAGAGAATTCAGAACACTCCCCTTTCCCGGCCTCCCCGAATTTCCGCCCAATTTCGATATTGTATACTCGAATACTGGATTTGGGCTCGACAAGTCAAATGATGACTATAAGGTGGTTCTCATCCGTTGCATTGATTATCGAGTAAAAGACATGCCAATAGTTAACGATGTTTACGTTCATGTGTACTCCCTGAGTACCAATACTTGGAGACGTCTCGACGGCCTCGATTATCCGTCGCTTGAATATCTGCGGCGTTGTAGGTCTGAGATCGGAGCGTACTCGGATGGAGTTTATTACTGGTGGCCCGGTGATGGGGTCCTCGCATTCGACATGGGCAACGAGGTTTTCTGA
- the LOC131333084 gene encoding sucrose nonfermenting 4-like protein, with product MFSSGSDTGHDNSGVSGPVLIPMRFVWPYGGRRVFLSGTFTRWTDHIPMSPMEGLPSVFQVIYSVSPGYHQFKFFVDGEWRHDERQPFVTGNYGVVNTVYLATENDEIPGIYNPETPGRCNMEVDNDMFLRLESVPRISEADINISRHRISVFLSTHTAYELLPESGKVVALDVNLPVKQAFHILYEQGIPVAPLWDFCKAQFVGVLSALDFILILKELGNHGSNLTEEELETHSILAWKEGKLHLNRQFESSCRAYPRSLIQAGPYDTLKDVASKILQNNVATVPVIHSSSQDASFPQLLHLASLSGILKCICRHFRHSSGSLPILQQPICSLSLGSWVPKIGEPNGQPFAMLRPNASLSAALSLLVEADVSSIPIVDDNDSLLDIYCRSDITALAKDRAYAQIRLEEMSINQALQLGQDVSSPFGFFGGQRCQMCLRSDSLHKVMERLANPGVRRLVIVEAGSKRVEGIVSLSDVFKFLLG from the exons ATGTTTAGTTCTGGTTCAGATACTGGGCATGATAACAGTGGGGTATCGGGTCCTGTATTGATACCCATGCGATTTGTGTGGCCTTATGGGGGCAGAAGGGTGTTTCTTAGTGGCACCTTCACCAG GTGGACGGACCATATACCGATGTCTCCGATGGAGGGCTTGCCATCTGTGTTTCAGGTTATCTACAGTGTATCACCCGGATATCACCAG TTCAAGTTTTTTGTGGATGGAGAATGGCGGCATGATGAGCGCCAACCATTTGTAACTGGAAACTATGGGGTGGTGAATACTGTCTACTTAGCTACAGAAAATGATGAGATCCCTGGCATTTATAATCCAGAGACGCCTGGTAGATGTAATATGGAGGTGGATAACGATATGTTTCTTCGTTTG GAATCAGTGCCAAGGATATCTGAGGCTGATATAAACATTTCTCGGCACCGTATATCTGTATTCCTGTCAACTCATACTGCGTACGAGTTACTTCCTGAATCTGGCAAG GTTGTTGCCTTGGATGTGAATTTACCAGTGAAGCAAGCATTCCATATTCTCTATGAGCAG GGAATTCCTGTGGCTCCTCTGTGGGATTTTTGCAAGGCTCAGTTTGTTGGAGTTCTTAGTGCATTGgatttcattttaattttgaaagaG cTTGGCAATCATGGATCAAACTTGACGGAGGAAGAGCTTGAGACGCATTCCATATTAGCTTGGAAAGAAGGGAAGTTGCATCTTAATAGACAATTCGAGAGCAGTTGCAGAGCATATCCAAGAAGTCTTATACAA GCTGGCCCTTATGATACTCTAAAAGATGTTGCTTCAAAAATTTTGCAAAACAATGTGGCAACAGTTCCTGTCATCCACTCTTCTTCACAGGATGCTTCATTTCCGCAGCTACTACATCTGGCTTCCCTTTCAGGGATTTTGAAAT GTATTTGCAGACATTTTAGACATTCATCTGGCTCTTTGCCAATTCTTCAACAACCAATTTGTTCTCTTTCTCTGGGTTCATGGGTTCCTAAAATTGGGGAGCCAAACGGACAACCATTTGCAATGCTGAGACCGAATGCCTCTCTTAGTGCTGCCCTATCTTTGTTAGTTGAAG CTGATGTTAGTTCAATACCTATAGTGGACGATAATGACTCATTGCTGGATATATATTGTCGAAG TGATATCACTGCTTTGGCAAAAGACAGGGCATATGCTCAGATTCGGCTTGAAGAAATGAGTATTAATCAG GCTTTGCAATTGGGGCAAGATGTTAGTTCTCCTTTTGGCTTCTTTGGTGGACAAAGATGTCAGATGTGTTTGCGATCAGATTCTTTGCACAAAGTAATGGAGCGTCTGGCAAATCCtg GGGTGAGGAGGCTTGTAATTGTGGAGGCTGGAAGCAAGCGCGTAGAGGGCATTGTTTCACTAAGTGACGTGTTCAAGTTCTTGTTGGGTTAG